A genome region from bacterium includes the following:
- a CDS encoding Imm44 family immunity protein → MKFFITGEVSHDAHPEKFSLISKEIEKKINILMAENDYGDAVESLDIIPTIFSFQFQVSLSYKERKLYRKKDKSTDYRLAIDYNEFINADDEGKRRLLIENILHAIRDLKRKIKKGFDGDKLEADILSLFNLGAEDIRERNEQKAP, encoded by the coding sequence ATGAAGTTCTTTATAACAGGTGAGGTGAGTCACGACGCTCACCCAGAAAAATTTAGTTTAATCAGTAAGGAAATTGAGAAAAAAATTAATATATTGATGGCAGAAAACGATTATGGGGATGCTGTAGAAAGTTTAGACATTATTCCAACAATCTTTTCTTTTCAATTTCAGGTGTCTCTTAGCTACAAAGAACGCAAGCTTTACCGAAAAAAAGATAAATCAACCGACTATCGCCTTGCCATAGATTACAACGAATTTATCAATGCCGACGACGAGGGTAAGCGGCGTCTTCTTATCGAAAACATCCTTCATGCCATTAGGGATCTTAAACGAAAAATCAAAAAAGGATTTGATGGTGACAAGTTGGAAGCGGATATCCTTTCCCTGTTTAACTTAGGAGCAGAAGACATACGAGAACGAAACGAACAAAAAGCGCCATGA
- a CDS encoding SpvB/TcaC N-terminal domain-containing protein produces MNRGDTTQSLVRFSHARKKFLASFVLFSLAFASPLSVFGQVANLPVDTEANPTQPSPVIESSAPVKKDVIAGPSEKEWSLLGLPRFPEIKPVRDTPSNEAATLPGTKIVPEDKIPAGKESSGGVSALASVAANKWLNSYSDSIRLPEPEHVSGAFTQDVPIVTPPGRNGVEPSLKLSYKSQDRDGENLFGLGWSLNIPIIERMNKSGSEDLYSQQYFISSFDGELSTTSSSTYGAKFDDGSFRNYSFASSTSIWTMTDKAGVKYTFGTTTTGRLSNPNNSSQVYRWMLEEMRDTNGNFMKYEYTKDNAQIYPSKITYTGNGGLSGLFEVSFVTESRSDNPIVYKYGFLVKTLYRIKEIDIKFNGNLVKKYVLAFTTGHNGVKSLLQSVTETGYDEAGTPTALPPMTFTYQASNTSWPQTTDSPWNLPDITDVNWKDTGFRVLDYNNNSLSDSLLLKEGVSPSGYEYQNSWSGISVSQTAPALVDSSGNDRGSALVDVNGDGHTDIVLGKDGFPNPLYNTVYLRSGTSFVATTYSNTPYLVDADGNDNGIRFGDFNGDGYPDYLRGKAGLSYYLFLNKADGTGWADGVGVFGNPEQFVDVNGNDYGARVMDVNGDGLDDIVTRTDTSTVTRVNFNLGGGTNWSTSDIPNTSQYAGPQITGANGKDIGTRMTDVNSDGLIDFVVSTPTRGIHFYINRGTGAGSDPWGWVDLSIGAGSIPYFLDTSDRDIGVRMVQANYDGIPDFVRGGYNTTKNNYISSGDPVDVLTSVTFPSGGNTLATYKGVDAETSLLRVVKTIARDPGLGATVATTTYTFIGGQFQTDWQNRKFRGFDEVDEIDSLNNYMVTNYHQGNGDNIYSPYPWNSYAQGEYDDIEAKMYRPWRIQKITPGVGTSNIAINRWEKKDLGGGRTLVYLKDAIQYDYDLNSSHKDSASSFDYATSTGNLISTINWGEVTGNTSDGTWGTWSDTGNDKRTTTLAYATGGSYAVTGAPSQSTLTNQSGTKVSETKNYYDNLAFGSVQKGNLTKQELWKTGSLYASTTKIYDSTYGNVTQEKDARGNATNYIYDSYNLFVATSTNALSQARGFQYDYSSGNVKQLTDENNRVFQTTYDGLDRVKEEKQPDITTPTTLVTKSLYTYTDTPLAVSMKKTSYLNSATSTDSYEYKDGLGRTLQTRAQAEGSNFSARDFAYNNRGLLDKESLPYFSTGSAKTSPTGTTALYTNYTYDALGRVTQASNAVGNTTNAYDDWKVTTTDANGKTKDFTKDAYGNLATVVERDGASNYTTTYEYNLLKNLTKITDANGNVRNFTYDGLGRRLTAQDLHATSDGSYGTWTYTYDDASNMTRSVDPKNQTVNYVYDSLNRALTEDYTGASGTEITYGYDTCANGKTRLCSATTTSVTTTRTYNPLGFLGSETETINGSVYTTAYSYDRQGNQTLISYPDTSEARYTYGNAGFVNKVEQRDGNWLSFRNITKSIDYNPLGLETQIVYANGATTTNTYDAAKLYRLSDRVTILPDITGDQGSGSGALMMMSSAGEGGAPADFSSPVDQNNLPGSMKRTLKTEGSWKKEGEKHPSDEVFTFITPPISFSQPVSPEERKFSNEMSKKSNIEQPTPLPFFPKEYIGVMLLGAGIPTESDNMNTENLWLSESITNNHSFENGFNFWGFWTNSGATRSEDCTVAYSGTCSEKIVVPTAGSSWSPTLSHILRIDPGMNYILKFKAKASATTTFEFNVGQNYGNYLTYGIAKTGVSISPAWKEYEYRFTSSAPSIDENSRIYFGLGAVAATYWIDDVELVPDQLTRTTNPGFENGSSPWAFWANGGSSRATNSVDCAVAYSGDCSNKTIVNQSGTDWYVQLNQEVSLATSTTYMLTFDAKASVTRDVSVILGQNHDPYNTFSSAQTFTLYPDWNKYVIEITSSGGDNQGRFVFQLGVATSTVYFDNVKFWKKTNTKISTVSPKFTAIFDDPDGAGETASAYQVQVIVKGGSFSSPLWDSAKTALSPQTAEGARIASSTYVGPTLPMDGKKYFWRIKLWDSSDNASPWTNGRDYFTTSGNRVQDLHYTYDANGNITKIDDTSNTRTEKSVNFTYDDLSRLTSASTTNAVTVNFSESYAYSPLGNLTSKTGAGNYSYAGTNYANPHAPTSIGGTPLTYDNNGNQTGNGSSTYAFDYRNRMTDSTVNSAASSYSYDSNNERAVIAQGSSATHYPNTLYNISGPTPIKHIFLNGNMLATVKGGWGNGILYYDHTDHLTGSNVVSDSGAHVAELTDYLPYGSIRTDDRINGYAEQRKYAGTEYDSETTLNYMGARYYDGNRGQFISEDPSFLGIGVSEITPRLLVDPQQQNSYSYARNNPLRYADPTGEAISPVDLGITLAAIAIDLYRLSNALSSGQGIKEASASLSLSATGLIPGIPAFGAIARTQKLISETRGADTLLNTSKTISQSVAEKIKPVHGNSLESTKLNTGYTLRNTEGNILKYGETTRPDQRYSKTFLKENNYKFQPEVTGTKRDIHDWQHNQILDYKLQYNGIRPPLNMSDW; encoded by the coding sequence ATGAACAGAGGAGATACGACCCAGTCTCTTGTCAGATTTTCTCATGCGAGAAAAAAGTTCCTTGCTTCATTCGTTTTATTCTCACTCGCATTTGCCTCTCCTCTCTCGGTTTTCGGGCAAGTTGCAAACCTTCCCGTTGATACAGAGGCTAATCCTACCCAACCCTCTCCTGTAATTGAGTCGTCTGCTCCTGTGAAGAAAGATGTTATTGCCGGACCATCCGAAAAAGAATGGTCGCTTTTGGGATTGCCACGCTTTCCAGAAATCAAGCCAGTTCGTGACACTCCGTCAAACGAAGCTGCAACATTGCCGGGAACAAAAATAGTACCAGAAGACAAAATACCAGCGGGTAAGGAATCTTCCGGTGGCGTATCTGCACTTGCTTCAGTGGCTGCAAATAAATGGCTCAATAGCTATTCTGACTCTATACGCTTGCCCGAACCGGAACATGTTTCCGGGGCGTTTACTCAAGACGTTCCAATCGTGACTCCTCCGGGGAGAAACGGAGTGGAACCTAGTCTCAAGCTTTCCTATAAAAGCCAAGACCGGGATGGTGAAAATCTTTTTGGGCTCGGATGGTCACTCAACATTCCCATTATTGAACGAATGAACAAAAGTGGGAGTGAAGATCTTTACAGCCAGCAATATTTCATTTCCTCTTTTGACGGAGAACTTTCGACGACAAGCTCATCGACTTATGGAGCGAAGTTTGACGATGGAAGCTTCAGAAACTATTCATTTGCCAGCTCAACTTCAATATGGACGATGACTGATAAGGCGGGGGTGAAATACACCTTTGGCACAACAACGACTGGTCGTCTCTCTAATCCAAACAATTCCTCACAAGTCTACCGTTGGATGCTTGAAGAAATGCGCGATACGAATGGTAATTTTATGAAGTATGAATACACGAAAGATAATGCGCAGATATATCCATCAAAGATAACTTACACGGGGAACGGGGGATTGTCAGGCCTTTTTGAAGTGAGCTTTGTCACCGAAAGCCGTTCCGATAATCCTATTGTCTATAAATATGGTTTTCTAGTAAAAACACTTTATCGCATAAAAGAGATTGACATAAAATTCAACGGGAATCTGGTGAAAAAATACGTTCTTGCTTTTACAACAGGTCATAACGGCGTGAAAAGTTTGCTTCAGTCTGTAACAGAAACCGGCTACGACGAAGCCGGTACGCCGACCGCACTGCCACCAATGACGTTTACATATCAGGCAAGTAACACAAGCTGGCCGCAGACTACTGACTCGCCGTGGAATTTACCCGACATTACCGATGTCAACTGGAAAGATACAGGGTTTCGCGTTTTAGACTACAATAATAATTCACTGAGCGATTCGCTCCTTTTAAAAGAAGGGGTTTCGCCGTCTGGCTACGAATATCAAAATTCATGGTCGGGTATTTCAGTTTCTCAAACTGCTCCGGCTCTTGTCGACTCTTCAGGCAATGATCGCGGCTCCGCGCTTGTTGACGTGAATGGCGATGGCCATACAGACATCGTTCTTGGAAAAGATGGTTTTCCGAACCCCTTGTATAATACTGTCTATTTGAGGTCTGGCACCAGTTTTGTAGCTACCACTTATTCCAATACCCCCTATCTTGTAGACGCTGACGGTAATGATAATGGCATTCGTTTCGGCGATTTCAACGGCGACGGATATCCCGATTATCTTCGTGGAAAAGCAGGACTTTCATATTATTTATTTCTCAATAAAGCCGATGGTACGGGGTGGGCTGACGGGGTAGGTGTTTTTGGTAATCCAGAACAATTTGTAGATGTAAACGGTAACGACTACGGAGCAAGAGTTATGGATGTGAACGGCGATGGTCTCGATGACATTGTAACAAGAACGGATACCTCCACGGTTACGAGAGTTAATTTTAATCTCGGAGGCGGAACAAACTGGAGTACGAGCGACATTCCCAATACATCACAATATGCCGGACCTCAAATTACGGGAGCCAATGGGAAAGACATCGGCACGAGAATGACCGATGTTAACTCTGATGGGCTCATCGACTTTGTTGTTTCTACGCCGACCAGGGGAATACATTTTTATATTAACCGAGGTACCGGCGCCGGAAGCGATCCATGGGGTTGGGTTGACCTATCGATCGGTGCTGGCAGTATCCCCTATTTTCTTGATACGAGCGACCGAGATATTGGAGTACGGATGGTTCAGGCAAATTATGACGGCATTCCGGATTTCGTAAGAGGGGGATACAATACCACCAAAAATAACTACATAAGCAGTGGGGATCCTGTTGATGTTTTGACAAGCGTTACTTTTCCCTCGGGTGGAAATACTTTGGCAACATATAAAGGAGTTGACGCGGAGACTTCTCTTCTTCGCGTAGTTAAAACAATCGCTCGCGACCCCGGACTTGGGGCTACGGTAGCCACGACAACCTATACATTTATTGGCGGACAGTTTCAGACAGACTGGCAGAATAGGAAATTCAGAGGATTCGATGAAGTGGACGAGATAGATTCTCTCAACAACTACATGGTAACAAATTACCATCAAGGAAACGGGGATAATATTTACAGTCCCTACCCATGGAATAGCTACGCACAGGGCGAATACGATGACATAGAAGCAAAGATGTATCGGCCGTGGAGAATCCAAAAAATCACACCGGGAGTTGGCACGAGCAACATAGCTATAAACAGATGGGAGAAGAAAGACCTCGGCGGGGGACGTACTCTTGTCTATCTCAAAGATGCCATACAGTATGATTACGATTTAAATTCTTCGCACAAAGATAGCGCGTCCTCATTTGACTATGCCACATCTACCGGCAATCTTATTTCCACGATAAACTGGGGCGAGGTGACAGGAAATACGAGCGACGGGACATGGGGAACGTGGAGCGACACGGGGAATGACAAACGTACAACAACACTTGCGTATGCCACCGGCGGGTCATACGCCGTCACGGGGGCACCATCTCAATCAACCCTTACTAATCAATCCGGAACAAAGGTAAGCGAAACAAAAAATTATTATGACAATCTGGCTTTCGGCTCCGTTCAAAAAGGGAACCTTACAAAACAGGAACTTTGGAAAACTGGTTCGTTGTACGCAAGTACGACTAAAATATATGACAGCACTTATGGCAATGTGACACAAGAAAAAGACGCGCGAGGAAATGCCACAAATTATATTTACGACTCCTACAATCTTTTTGTCGCGACTTCGACCAACGCGCTCTCGCAGGCGCGCGGTTTCCAATACGACTATTCTTCCGGCAACGTTAAACAACTGACTGACGAAAACAACCGTGTTTTTCAAACAACATATGACGGTCTTGATCGCGTGAAGGAAGAAAAACAGCCGGATATTACAACGCCGACAACACTCGTTACAAAATCCCTCTACACCTATACGGATACTCCGCTTGCTGTCTCCATGAAAAAGACAAGCTATCTCAACAGCGCCACCTCAACGGATTCATATGAGTACAAAGATGGACTCGGGCGGACTCTTCAGACGAGAGCGCAAGCCGAAGGAAGTAATTTTAGCGCAAGAGACTTCGCGTACAATAATCGCGGGCTTCTTGATAAAGAATCGCTCCCATATTTTTCCACTGGATCGGCGAAAACATCTCCCACAGGCACTACAGCGCTCTACACCAATTACACGTACGATGCGCTTGGTCGTGTGACACAGGCATCAAATGCAGTGGGGAACACCACGAATGCTTATGATGATTGGAAAGTAACAACGACTGATGCGAACGGCAAAACAAAAGATTTCACCAAGGACGCGTATGGCAATCTCGCGACGGTTGTTGAACGTGATGGGGCTTCCAATTACACCACAACCTACGAGTACAACCTTTTGAAAAATCTCACCAAAATTACGGATGCAAACGGAAACGTTCGCAACTTCACCTACGATGGACTCGGGCGCCGTCTCACTGCGCAGGACTTGCATGCGACAAGTGATGGAAGTTACGGTACATGGACGTACACCTATGATGATGCAAGCAACATGACGCGAAGTGTTGATCCAAAAAATCAAACGGTCAACTATGTTTATGATTCACTCAATCGCGCACTTACCGAAGATTACACCGGTGCGTCAGGAACCGAAATCACGTATGGCTATGACACTTGCGCTAACGGTAAGACGCGTCTCTGCTCGGCGACCACCACCTCTGTCACTACCACACGCACGTACAATCCGCTGGGTTTCCTTGGTTCTGAAACGGAGACAATCAATGGCTCAGTTTATACCACTGCATATTCATATGATCGACAAGGGAATCAAACCCTCATTTCCTACCCCGATACTTCTGAAGCGCGGTATACCTATGGTAATGCTGGTTTTGTGAACAAAGTAGAACAGCGTGATGGAAATTGGCTCTCGTTTCGAAACATTACGAAGTCGATAGATTACAATCCTCTTGGTCTCGAGACACAGATCGTCTACGCAAATGGCGCAACGACTACGAATACATATGATGCCGCAAAACTCTATCGGCTATCAGATCGCGTAACCATCCTTCCCGACATTACTGGCGATCAAGGCTCTGGTTCTGGCGCTCTCATGATGATGTCGAGTGCCGGAGAAGGAGGTGCTCCTGCCGACTTCTCATCACCCGTTGACCAGAATAATCTTCCCGGATCGATGAAGCGTACGCTAAAGACGGAAGGCTCCTGGAAAAAAGAAGGGGAGAAACATCCGAGCGATGAAGTCTTTACTTTTATCACTCCACCCATCTCATTTTCTCAACCCGTTTCTCCAGAAGAGCGGAAGTTCAGCAACGAAATGTCAAAAAAATCGAATATAGAACAACCAACCCCTTTACCTTTCTTCCCGAAAGAATACATTGGTGTAATGCTTCTGGGTGCTGGTATCCCCACTGAGTCGGATAATATGAATACTGAAAACCTCTGGCTTTCCGAGTCCATCACCAACAATCACTCATTCGAAAATGGTTTTAATTTTTGGGGCTTCTGGACCAATTCGGGGGCAACACGGAGTGAAGATTGCACGGTCGCATACTCGGGGACCTGTTCGGAAAAAATTGTAGTCCCTACTGCAGGAAGCTCATGGAGCCCAACCCTTTCCCACATCCTCCGCATCGATCCCGGGATGAATTACATCCTCAAATTTAAAGCAAAAGCATCCGCCACAACCACATTTGAATTCAATGTTGGTCAAAACTATGGAAACTATCTCACCTACGGCATAGCGAAGACCGGCGTCTCGATTTCTCCCGCATGGAAAGAGTACGAATATCGCTTCACATCTTCCGCGCCGAGCATAGACGAAAACTCTCGCATCTACTTCGGCTTAGGAGCTGTTGCCGCCACCTACTGGATAGACGATGTGGAGCTCGTGCCTGATCAGCTTACGCGGACGACGAATCCCGGCTTTGAGAATGGCTCATCCCCATGGGCATTTTGGGCAAACGGCGGATCATCGCGTGCGACGAACTCTGTTGACTGCGCTGTGGCCTATTCCGGCGACTGCTCAAACAAAACGATTGTCAATCAGTCTGGCACTGATTGGTATGTTCAATTGAATCAGGAAGTGTCTCTCGCCACCTCTACAACCTATATGCTTACCTTTGACGCTAAAGCCTCTGTAACGCGCGATGTTTCTGTTATCCTCGGCCAAAACCATGACCCATACAATACCTTCTCTTCCGCCCAGACCTTTACTCTTTATCCGGACTGGAACAAGTATGTAATCGAAATTACTTCTAGCGGAGGAGATAACCAAGGTCGTTTTGTGTTCCAGCTTGGCGTTGCTACAAGCACGGTATATTTCGACAACGTCAAATTCTGGAAGAAAACAAACACCAAAATCTCTACCGTCTCTCCCAAATTCACCGCTATCTTCGACGACCCCGACGGGGCGGGAGAAACCGCTTCGGCATATCAAGTGCAGGTCATAGTAAAAGGCGGCTCGTTCTCCTCTCCTCTCTGGGACTCTGCAAAAACCGCGCTCTCGCCTCAAACAGCCGAAGGTGCGCGCATCGCCTCTTCCACTTATGTTGGTCCCACGCTTCCCATGGACGGCAAGAAGTACTTCTGGCGTATCAAGCTCTGGGACAGCTCGGACAATGCAAGTCCCTGGACAAACGGACGAGATTACTTCACTACAAGCGGGAACAGGGTGCAGGATCTTCATTATACCTACGACGCAAATGGAAATATCACCAAGATCGATGATACATCAAATACAAGAACGGAAAAGAGTGTCAATTTCACCTATGACGATCTCTCTCGCCTCACCTCCGCCTCGACCACGAATGCTGTCACCGTGAATTTCTCAGAATCCTACGCATATTCTCCCCTCGGCAATCTCACTTCAAAGACAGGAGCGGGAAACTACTCCTACGCAGGAACAAACTACGCCAACCCTCACGCCCCCACATCCATAGGAGGAACCCCCCTCACCTACGACAACAACGGCAACCAGACTGGTAACGGAAGTTCCACCTACGCCTTTGACTATCGCAACAGAATGACCGATAGTACCGTGAACTCTGCGGCAAGCTCATACTCCTACGATTCGAACAATGAACGAGCTGTGATAGCGCAAGGATCAAGCGCCACTCACTACCCCAACACGCTTTACAACATCAGCGGACCCACTCCCATAAAGCACATCTTTCTCAACGGCAACATGCTTGCTACCGTAAAGGGAGGATGGGGGAATGGAATACTCTACTACGACCACACGGACCACTTAACGGGGAGCAATGTCGTTTCAGACAGTGGAGCTCATGTTGCAGAGCTGACTGATTACCTGCCCTATGGATCGATACGGACAGATGACAGAATCAATGGGTATGCAGAGCAGAGGAAGTATGCGGGGACGGAGTATGACAGCGAGACCACGCTCAACTACATGGGGGCGAGGTATTATGATGGGAATCGAGGACAATTTATTTCTGAAGACCCCTCCTTTCTCGGCATAGGAGTGTCTGAAATTACTCCTCGACTTCTTGTTGATCCGCAACAGCAGAATTCGTACAGCTATGCAAGAAACAACCCTCTGCGGTATGCTGATCCAACGGGAGAGGCGATAAGCCCCGTTGATCTTGGCATTACTCTCGCCGCAATTGCGATTGACCTCTACAGATTAAGCAACGCGCTTTCATCAGGACAGGGGATCAAAGAAGCGAGTGCGAGTCTTTCGCTCTCCGCAACCGGGCTTATACCTGGCATACCGGCATTTGGGGCGATAGCAAGAACACAAAAATTAATTTCAGAAACTAGGGGTGCTGATACATTACTCAACACAAGCAAAACTATTAGTCAGAGTGTTGCGGAAAAAATTAAACCGGTACATGGAAATAGTTTGGAGAGTACGAAATTAAATACGGGATATACATTAAGAAATACGGAAGGTAATATTCTTAAGTACGGAGAAACAACAAGACCGGACCAGCGATATTCTAAAACATTCTTGAAAGAAAATAATTATAAGTTTCAGCCAGAAGTTACTGGTACTAAACGCGACATTCACGACTGGCAGCATAATCAGATTCTTGATTACAAACTGCAGTACAACGGAATTCGTCCACCGTTGAATATGAGTGACTGGTAA